The following is a genomic window from uncultured Fusobacterium sp..
AATTACGTCAACTTGATGTTAGGGATAATCTACTTTTTTAATTAGAGTTATTCTTTGACATGGAATTTAGCTGATATTTAAAAGAAATAGAGATAACTAAAATTGACAAATAATCGCTAAATACAAAGGTACTTTGTCAAAACCTAGCAATGTGCAAGATAACTGAGCTTAGTTAGCTAAGTTATAGTTTAGTAATAAAAAAAGGGCTTGCTTTAAAGCAAACCCAAATTATTAAACAAAACTCTTTGTAACCCACTTTTTACTTTTCCATCTTAAATACATTGCTATACCCCTAAACCATTCATCAGCAGCATTGGCAATCCAGATACCAACAAGTCCCCAACCTAATTTTATTCCTAAAATATATGAGAAAGGAACTGCCACAATAAATATAAATATTATTCCCATAAACATAGGGAATTGAATATCCCCAGCAGCATGAAGTGAGTTTATAATTACTATATTAAAGACTCTTCCAACTTCTAAGATAATCATAATAGGGAAAACTTTTAATGATATTTCTAAAATTGCTGCATCATTTGTAAATAAACTCATAACTTGATTTTTAAATAGAGCTATAATTGTTGTAACTGAAAATGCAAGTATAATTGACAGTTTAAGACTTTTAAAACATTTATTATATGCTTCTTCAGTTTCATGAGCTCCAACTAATTGCCCAACTTGAATAGCAGTAGCATGTCCTAAGGAAATAGAGAAAGTCATAACAAATGTAGCTATTAACATAAGATAAGTTCTTGATGCAATAAAGTTAGTTCCAAGAGCATTAACCATTGCTAATATCATAAGTTGTCCAATATTCCAAGCTAAGTTTTCTCCAGCAGTTGGAATACCAATAGCTAAAAGATTTTTTATAACATGGAAGGGGAATGGTTGAAGATATTGTTTTTTAAATCTAAATTTACAATATCTCATCATAACTATTACTCCAACAATACAACCTATACCCCTAGAGAATACAGTGGAGATTCCAACCCCAGTAGTTCCTAAAATTGGCATACCAAACCAACCAAAGATAAACATACCGTTTCCTAAGATATTAATAAGGTTTACCCCTATATTTACAAATAACATAGGTTTAGGGTTTCCGTGGCTTTTCATTATAGCTCCACAAGTAAGAGTGACAGCTTGAAATACACATAATCCTCCAACTAATTTAAAGTAAGTTTTTCCCATCTCCATAAGTTCAAGAGGTAGTTTTATTTTAATTAGTATAATTTTCCAAAAGATTAGATATATAAGACCCATAATTATTCCAAGGCAGATATTTAAAAAGATAGAAACAGAGATAACCTCTCTAATTTTTCTAGTGTTTCTAGCTCCTATATATTGAGCAATAAGAATACTTGTCCCCAATGAGATAAATCCGAATATAACATTCTGGATATTTAGAACTTGGCTAATACCACCAACAGCACCAACAGCTTTATCACTATATTTTCCAAGCATAATAGTATCAATATTTCCAACGATATTAACTAATAAAAGCTCTAAAAATATTGGAATAGTAAGTGAAAGTAAAGATTTTATTTTGATTTTCTCCAAAATATTTCCCCCCATTAAAATTTATTTCAACAAGTA
Proteins encoded in this region:
- a CDS encoding MATE family efflux transporter — protein: MEKIKIKSLLSLTIPIFLELLLVNIVGNIDTIMLGKYSDKAVGAVGGISQVLNIQNVIFGFISLGTSILIAQYIGARNTRKIREVISVSIFLNICLGIIMGLIYLIFWKIILIKIKLPLELMEMGKTYFKLVGGLCVFQAVTLTCGAIMKSHGNPKPMLFVNIGVNLINILGNGMFIFGWFGMPILGTTGVGISTVFSRGIGCIVGVIVMMRYCKFRFKKQYLQPFPFHVIKNLLAIGIPTAGENLAWNIGQLMILAMVNALGTNFIASRTYLMLIATFVMTFSISLGHATAIQVGQLVGAHETEEAYNKCFKSLKLSIILAFSVTTIIALFKNQVMSLFTNDAAILEISLKVFPIMIILEVGRVFNIVIINSLHAAGDIQFPMFMGIIFIFIVAVPFSYILGIKLGWGLVGIWIANAADEWFRGIAMYLRWKSKKWVTKSFV